A single window of Streptomyces griseoviridis DNA harbors:
- a CDS encoding SDR family oxidoreductase produces MGSVQGAGVVVTGAGGGIGAALARRFAAEGARVVVNDLDADRAEAVAAEIGGTAVPGDASTVVPAARDALGGTVDVYCANAGVAFEDAGPGHPFDERTWATSWDVNLMAHVRAAHELLPDWLERGAGRFVSTVSAAGLLTMIGAPSYSVTKHGALAFAEWLSLTYRHRGLKVHAICPQGVRTDMLAATGSAGDLVLKSTAIEPADVADALFKGIEEDRFLILPHPEVARYYATRAAEPDRWLDSMNHLQRTWEETR; encoded by the coding sequence GTGGGATCCGTGCAAGGTGCTGGTGTCGTGGTCACGGGAGCCGGTGGTGGGATCGGGGCCGCGCTCGCCCGGAGGTTCGCCGCCGAAGGGGCCCGGGTCGTCGTCAACGACCTGGACGCCGACCGGGCCGAGGCCGTCGCCGCCGAGATCGGCGGGACCGCGGTACCCGGCGACGCCTCCACCGTCGTCCCGGCCGCCCGCGACGCGCTCGGCGGCACCGTCGACGTCTACTGCGCCAACGCCGGAGTCGCCTTCGAGGATGCGGGACCCGGGCACCCCTTCGACGAGCGGACCTGGGCCACCTCCTGGGACGTCAACCTGATGGCGCACGTCAGGGCCGCCCACGAGCTGCTGCCCGACTGGCTGGAGCGGGGCGCGGGCCGGTTCGTCTCCACGGTGTCCGCCGCCGGACTGCTCACCATGATCGGCGCCCCGTCCTACAGCGTCACCAAGCACGGCGCGCTCGCCTTCGCCGAGTGGCTGTCCCTGACGTACCGCCACCGCGGGCTCAAGGTGCACGCCATCTGTCCGCAGGGCGTGCGCACCGACATGCTCGCCGCCACCGGCAGCGCGGGCGACCTCGTCCTCAAGTCCACCGCGATCGAACCGGCGGACGTCGCCGATGCCCTCTTCAAGGGCATCGAGGAGGACCGCTTCCTGATCCTGCCGCACCCCGAGGTCGCCCGGTACTACGCCACCAGGGCCGCCGAACCCGACCGCTGGCTCGACAGCATGAACCACCTCCAGCGCACCTGGGAGGAGACCCGGTGA
- a CDS encoding penicillin acylase family protein yields MARRTPRNVLDRLRTPRGFPGFLKSTAICVLIAGLLSPLSQAVAAPQVTASNDYCGGQCSDILPPGENGNATLAQILLNQAFGTQPAHAEDQLGPYANLATGYSALADAKINTFFNDASFGVAADQVASTEKPGGRTDVTIVRDKKAGIPHITGTTRYGTEYGAGYAAAEDRLWLMDVFRHVGRGQLTAFAGGAPSNQGLEQEFWRNAPYTEADLQAQIDSAVANAGARGQQALADANAYLAGVNAYIDASDSGRYFPGEYVLTGHKDSITNAGTIDHFKITDLVALASVIGALFGSGGGGEVNNALSLLAAQSQYGLEQGTKVWESFRERNDPEAVLTVHDGKSFPYATKPATAQGQALPDAGSVSQEPLVYDRTGSAATAGATTTSTTAAATALTSARRGMSNALLVSGKSTASGHPVAVFGPQTGYFAPQLLMLQEIQGPGLSARGASFAGLSLYVELGRGQDYSWSATTSGQDIIDTYAVELCQDDYHYLYHGTCTAMDKVEQKNAWTPTTADSTAAGSYTMRVWRTKYGPVEYRATVGGKKVAYTTLRSSYMHEADSIIGFQMLNDPDYVTSPQTFQSAVQHINYTFNWFYADSQHTAYYNSGDNPVRATGIDPEFPVWAQAAYEWKNWVPATNTADYTAASAHPNSIDQDYYISWNNKQALDYSTASWGDGSVHRGNLLEDRVKKLVAAGGVTRTALVKAMADAALADLRAEDVLPKLLKVVTSSTVTDTTAAAAVTKLQTWITAGARRTETSAGSKTYANADAIRILDAWWPLLVKAEFQPGLGTGLYTAITANLPIDEAPSAAHGPTGAHAGSSFQYGWWSYVDKDIRAVLGETVQGALPQKYCGAGSLTACRDLLISTLKTAAGQTAAQVYPGDDQCSAGDQWCADSIVQRTLGGIKHGKISWQNRPTFQQVVEYTSHR; encoded by the coding sequence ATGGCACGGCGTACCCCACGCAACGTTCTCGACAGACTGAGAACTCCCCGCGGATTCCCCGGGTTCCTGAAGAGCACCGCGATATGCGTCCTGATTGCCGGACTTTTGTCTCCGCTTTCCCAAGCGGTGGCAGCCCCGCAGGTCACGGCCTCGAACGACTACTGCGGCGGACAGTGTTCCGACATCCTGCCGCCCGGCGAGAACGGCAACGCCACCCTCGCCCAGATCCTCCTCAACCAGGCGTTCGGCACCCAGCCCGCGCACGCCGAGGACCAGCTCGGCCCCTACGCCAACCTGGCCACGGGCTACTCCGCCCTCGCCGACGCCAAGATCAACACCTTCTTCAACGACGCCTCGTTCGGGGTCGCCGCCGACCAGGTCGCCTCCACCGAGAAGCCCGGCGGCCGCACCGACGTCACCATCGTCCGCGACAAGAAGGCCGGCATCCCGCACATCACCGGCACCACCCGCTACGGCACCGAGTACGGCGCCGGCTACGCGGCGGCCGAGGACCGGCTCTGGCTGATGGACGTCTTCCGGCACGTCGGACGCGGCCAGCTGACCGCCTTCGCCGGCGGCGCCCCCTCCAACCAGGGCCTCGAACAGGAGTTCTGGCGCAACGCCCCTTACACCGAGGCCGACCTCCAGGCCCAGATCGACAGCGCCGTGGCCAACGCGGGCGCCCGCGGCCAGCAGGCGCTCGCCGACGCCAACGCCTACCTCGCCGGCGTCAACGCCTACATCGACGCCTCCGACAGCGGCCGCTACTTCCCCGGCGAGTACGTCCTCACCGGACACAAGGACTCCATCACCAACGCCGGCACCATCGACCACTTCAAGATCACCGACCTGGTCGCGCTGGCCTCCGTGATCGGCGCGCTCTTCGGCTCGGGCGGCGGCGGCGAGGTCAACAACGCCCTCTCGCTGCTCGCCGCGCAGTCCCAGTACGGGCTCGAACAGGGCACCAAGGTCTGGGAGTCGTTCCGTGAACGCAACGACCCCGAGGCCGTCCTCACCGTCCACGACGGCAAGAGCTTCCCGTACGCCACCAAGCCCGCCACCGCGCAGGGCCAGGCGCTGCCCGACGCCGGCTCGGTGAGCCAGGAGCCCCTGGTCTACGACCGCACCGGATCGGCCGCCACCGCCGGCGCCACCACCACCTCCACGACGGCCGCCGCCACCGCCCTCACCTCCGCCAGACGCGGCATGTCCAACGCCCTGCTGGTCAGCGGCAAGTCCACGGCCAGTGGCCACCCCGTCGCCGTCTTCGGACCGCAGACCGGCTACTTCGCCCCGCAGCTGCTGATGCTCCAGGAGATCCAGGGCCCCGGCCTCAGCGCCCGCGGCGCGTCCTTCGCCGGACTCAGCCTCTACGTGGAACTCGGGCGCGGCCAGGACTACTCCTGGTCGGCGACCACCTCGGGCCAGGACATCATCGACACCTACGCCGTCGAACTGTGCCAGGACGACTACCACTACCTCTACCACGGCACCTGCACGGCCATGGACAAGGTCGAGCAGAAGAACGCCTGGACCCCGACGACGGCCGACTCCACCGCCGCCGGCTCGTACACCATGCGGGTCTGGCGCACCAAGTACGGACCCGTCGAGTACCGGGCCACGGTCGGCGGCAAGAAGGTCGCCTACACCACCCTGCGCTCCTCCTACATGCACGAGGCCGACTCCATCATCGGCTTCCAGATGCTCAACGACCCCGACTACGTGACGAGCCCGCAGACCTTCCAGAGCGCGGTCCAGCACATCAACTACACCTTCAACTGGTTCTACGCCGACTCCCAGCACACCGCCTACTACAACAGCGGCGACAACCCGGTGCGCGCCACCGGCATCGACCCCGAGTTCCCGGTCTGGGCGCAGGCCGCCTACGAGTGGAAGAACTGGGTCCCGGCCACCAACACCGCCGACTACACGGCGGCTTCGGCCCACCCCAACTCCATCGACCAGGACTACTACATCTCCTGGAACAACAAACAGGCCCTCGACTACTCGACCGCGTCCTGGGGCGACGGCTCCGTGCACCGCGGCAACCTGCTGGAGGACCGGGTCAAGAAGCTGGTCGCGGCCGGCGGGGTGACCCGCACCGCCCTGGTGAAGGCGATGGCCGACGCGGCACTCGCCGACCTGCGCGCCGAGGACGTGCTGCCCAAGCTGCTCAAGGTCGTCACCAGTTCGACGGTCACCGACACCACGGCCGCCGCCGCGGTGACCAAGCTCCAGACCTGGATCACCGCGGGCGCCCGCCGCACCGAGACATCGGCGGGCTCGAAGACGTACGCGAACGCCGACGCCATCCGCATCCTCGACGCCTGGTGGCCGCTCCTGGTCAAGGCCGAGTTCCAACCCGGCCTCGGCACCGGCCTGTACACCGCGATCACCGCCAACCTGCCGATCGACGAAGCGCCTTCGGCCGCGCACGGCCCGACCGGCGCGCACGCCGGAAGCTCCTTCCAGTACGGCTGGTGGAGCTACGTCGACAAGGACATCCGCGCGGTGCTCGGTGAGACCGTGCAGGGCGCGCTGCCGCAGAAGTACTGCGGCGCGGGCAGCCTCACCGCCTGCCGCGACCTGCTCATCTCCACCCTGAAGACGGCGGCGGGACAGACCGCGGCCCAGGTCTACCCGGGCGACGACCAGTGCTCGGCGGGCGACCAGTGGTGCGCCGACTCCATCGTCCAGCGCACCCTGGGCGGCATCAAGCACGGCAAGATCAGCTGGCAGAACCGGCCCACCTTCCAGCAGGTGGTGGAGTACACCTCGCACCGGTGA
- a CDS encoding class I adenylate-forming enzyme family protein produces the protein MPWTALLNDVQRAPVTPDASLVHALRRAVAEAPDRVFLTYFDGRLSYREADRLSDSVAGHLAGRGLERGDRVAILLQNSPLFVLALLGAWKAGAIVVPVNPMYKAGEVGHVLRDAEVAALICSDRAWDGYLRQAAEGSPVRIALTACERDFQTRDDTRVLGFERLPEAPDADDLARVALAGHPAPADRAAGGDDLALISYTSGTSGTPKGATNTHRNIMYNAERQRTGLGLPDAPVYYALAPLFHITGMVCQLAACLASTGTLVLTYRFEAGVVLDAFAEHRPHFTVGPSTAFMALAAHPAATRDHFSSFTVLSSGGAPLPPALVEKFRAGFGPYIRNGYGLTECTAPCASVPPGLEAPVDPASGTLAVGVPGPETVVRIVDEEGAEVPFGTHGEIVVRGPQVVPGYWRRPDATAETFPDGELRTGDIGFMDTRGWLYVVDRKKDMINASGFKVWPREVEDVLYTHPAVREAAVVGVPDGYRGETVKAYISLRPGADPDPDELAVYCKERLAAYKYPRQVEILADLPKTASGKILRRELRSRTRDGA, from the coding sequence ATGCCCTGGACCGCCCTGCTCAACGACGTCCAGCGGGCTCCGGTCACACCGGACGCGTCACTCGTCCACGCGCTGCGCCGGGCCGTCGCCGAGGCCCCCGACCGGGTCTTCCTCACCTACTTCGACGGGCGGCTCAGCTACCGCGAGGCCGACCGGCTGAGCGACTCGGTCGCGGGCCACCTCGCCGGACGCGGCCTGGAGCGCGGCGACCGGGTCGCGATCCTGCTCCAGAACTCCCCGCTGTTCGTGCTCGCCCTGCTCGGCGCCTGGAAGGCGGGCGCGATCGTCGTCCCCGTCAACCCCATGTACAAGGCGGGCGAGGTCGGGCATGTGCTGCGGGACGCCGAGGTGGCCGCGCTGATCTGCTCCGACCGCGCCTGGGACGGCTATCTGCGGCAGGCCGCCGAGGGGTCGCCGGTGCGGATCGCGCTCACCGCCTGCGAACGGGACTTCCAGACCCGCGACGACACCCGGGTCCTCGGCTTCGAACGGCTCCCCGAGGCCCCCGACGCCGACGACCTGGCCCGGGTCGCGCTGGCCGGCCACCCGGCCCCCGCCGACCGCGCCGCGGGCGGCGACGACCTCGCCCTGATCAGCTACACCTCGGGCACCAGCGGCACCCCCAAGGGCGCCACCAACACGCACCGCAACATCATGTACAACGCCGAACGCCAGCGCACCGGCCTCGGCCTGCCCGACGCGCCCGTCTACTACGCGCTCGCGCCGCTGTTCCACATCACCGGCATGGTCTGCCAGCTCGCCGCCTGCCTCGCGAGCACCGGCACCCTGGTGCTGACCTACCGCTTCGAGGCGGGCGTCGTCCTGGACGCGTTCGCCGAACACCGCCCGCACTTCACGGTCGGCCCCTCCACCGCGTTCATGGCGCTCGCCGCCCACCCGGCGGCGACCCGGGACCACTTCTCCTCGTTCACCGTCCTGTCCTCGGGCGGGGCGCCGCTGCCGCCCGCGCTCGTCGAGAAGTTCCGCGCCGGGTTCGGGCCCTACATCCGCAACGGCTACGGCCTCACCGAGTGCACCGCCCCCTGCGCCTCCGTCCCGCCCGGCCTCGAAGCCCCCGTCGACCCGGCCTCCGGCACCCTCGCGGTGGGCGTGCCCGGCCCCGAGACCGTCGTCAGGATCGTCGACGAGGAGGGCGCCGAGGTGCCGTTCGGCACCCACGGCGAGATCGTGGTCCGCGGACCGCAGGTGGTGCCCGGCTACTGGCGGCGGCCCGACGCCACCGCCGAGACCTTCCCCGACGGCGAACTGCGCACCGGCGACATCGGCTTCATGGACACCCGGGGCTGGCTGTACGTCGTCGACCGCAAGAAGGACATGATCAACGCGTCCGGTTTCAAGGTGTGGCCGCGCGAGGTCGAGGACGTCCTCTACACCCACCCGGCGGTACGCGAGGCGGCCGTCGTCGGGGTGCCCGACGGCTACCGCGGTGAGACCGTCAAGGCGTACATCAGCCTCCGTCCGGGCGCCGATCCGGACCCGGATGAACTCGCCGTGTACTGCAAGGAGAGACTGGCCGCCTACAAGTACCCGCGGCAGGTCGAGATCCTGGCCGACCTGCCGAAGACGGCGAGTGGCAAGATCCTCCGTCGGGAACTGCGTTCCCGTACGCGGGACGGCGCGTAG
- a CDS encoding TetR/AcrR family transcriptional regulator: MPRTTDPDGTPVPQRLLAAATRLFAERGYDRTSVQEIVEAAGVTKGALYHYFGSKDDLLQEVYARVLRVQQERLDAFADADEPVEKRLRGAAADVVVTTIENLDDASIFFRSMHHLSPERNKQVRAERRRYHERFRALVEEGQRAGVFSTATPADLVVDYHFGSVHHLSTWYRPGGPMGPQEVADHLADLLLRALRP, translated from the coding sequence GTGCCAAGGACGACGGACCCGGACGGTACCCCCGTCCCGCAGCGGCTGCTGGCCGCCGCCACCCGGCTCTTCGCCGAGCGCGGCTACGACCGCACCTCCGTGCAGGAGATCGTGGAGGCGGCCGGCGTCACCAAGGGCGCGCTCTACCACTACTTCGGCTCCAAGGACGACCTCCTCCAGGAGGTCTACGCCCGTGTGCTGCGCGTCCAGCAGGAGCGCCTGGACGCCTTCGCCGACGCCGACGAACCGGTCGAGAAGCGGCTGCGCGGGGCCGCCGCCGACGTCGTCGTCACCACGATCGAGAACCTCGACGACGCGTCGATCTTCTTCCGCTCGATGCACCACCTCAGCCCGGAGCGCAACAAGCAGGTCCGCGCCGAGCGCCGCCGCTACCACGAACGGTTCCGCGCGCTGGTCGAGGAGGGCCAGCGCGCCGGCGTCTTCTCCACCGCGACCCCGGCCGACCTGGTGGTGGACTACCACTTCGGGTCCGTCCACCACCTCTCCACCTGGTACCGGCCAGGCGGCCCGATGGGCCCCCAGGAGGTCGCCGACCATCTCGCCGACCTGCTCCTGCGAGCCCTCCGACCGTAG
- a CDS encoding phosphotransferase family protein, giving the protein MSPDHPPGLDPDRLRGLLDRERPGLVRGPLTGRLIEGGRSNLTYTVSDGGSTWVVRRPPLGHVLATAHDMRREHRVISALHPTDVPVPRPLLLCEDEEVLGAPFYVMEFVEGTPYRTAEQLAPLGAERTRDAVLSLVDTLVGLHAVDPAAVGLADFGRPEGFLDRQLRRWGKQLDASRNRELAGIDELHATLGRRLPVSPAPSVVHGDYRLDNVLIGDGDRITAILDWEMSTLGDPLTDLGLLVMYSIPLELPGSPISTTATAAGHPAPAELVERYAARSGRDVSAVAWYTAFAWFKLAVILEGIHYRYTLGQTVGGGFDRIGDLVPVFIEHGLTTLQEG; this is encoded by the coding sequence GCGGCCCGCTCACCGGCCGGCTGATCGAGGGCGGACGGTCGAACCTCACCTACACGGTCTCCGACGGCGGCTCGACCTGGGTCGTGCGCCGCCCGCCGCTCGGCCATGTGCTGGCCACCGCGCACGACATGCGGCGCGAGCACCGGGTGATCAGCGCCCTGCACCCGACGGACGTGCCGGTGCCCAGGCCGCTGCTGCTGTGCGAGGACGAGGAGGTGCTCGGGGCGCCGTTCTACGTGATGGAGTTCGTCGAGGGCACCCCGTACCGCACCGCCGAGCAGCTCGCCCCGCTGGGCGCGGAGCGCACCAGGGACGCGGTGCTGTCCCTGGTGGACACCCTGGTCGGACTGCACGCGGTCGACCCCGCTGCGGTCGGGCTCGCCGACTTCGGCCGGCCCGAGGGCTTCCTCGACCGTCAACTGCGGCGCTGGGGAAAGCAGTTGGACGCCTCCCGGAACCGTGAGCTGGCCGGTATCGACGAGCTGCACGCCACTCTCGGCCGCCGGCTGCCGGTCTCCCCCGCGCCGTCCGTGGTGCACGGCGACTACCGTCTCGACAACGTCCTGATCGGGGACGGCGACCGGATCACGGCGATCCTCGACTGGGAGATGTCCACCCTCGGCGACCCGCTCACCGACCTGGGCCTGCTGGTCATGTACAGCATCCCGCTCGAACTGCCCGGCTCCCCGATCTCCACCACGGCCACGGCCGCCGGGCACCCGGCCCCCGCCGAACTGGTCGAGCGGTACGCGGCGCGCTCCGGGCGGGACGTGTCCGCCGTCGCCTGGTACACGGCGTTCGCGTGGTTCAAGCTCGCCGTGATCCTGGAGGGCATCCACTACCGCTACACCCTGGGCCAGACCGTCGGCGGCGGCTTCGACCGCATCGGCGACCTGGTGCCCGTCTTCATCGAGCACGGCCTGACCACTCTTCAGGAAGGCTGA
- a CDS encoding exo-beta-N-acetylmuramidase NamZ family protein, with amino-acid sequence MRLSRRTVLSATTALPLAAARPAAASGHRRVPFRTGFENLAATGYAALRGRRVGIVTNPTGVTRDVRHIVDVMHADGRVELTAVFGPEHGFRGTAQAGGSEGRHDDPATGLPVYDTYLTSGQRLADVFTASGVDTVVFDIQDVGARFYTYVWTLYDCMEAAGLAGLSFVVLDRPNPLTGRAAQGPVLHKEFATFVGRQPIAQAHGMTVAELARLFNAEFLAAPVPLTTVAMSGWRRSDFYDATGLPWVPPSPNMPTPETALVYPGTCLFEGTNLSEGRGTTRPFELLGAAGLDGRWAAAMGRLGLPGAHFREAYFAPTFSKFQGQTVGGVQIHVHDRAAYDPVRTGIALLVTARRVWDGFAWRSDDWIDKLTGSAAVRTMIDAGADTDDVVGAWQAELAAFRRTRREHLLYR; translated from the coding sequence ATGCGCCTCTCCCGACGTACCGTTCTCAGCGCGACGACCGCCCTTCCGCTGGCCGCCGCGCGTCCCGCGGCCGCCTCGGGGCATCGGCGGGTCCCCTTCCGTACCGGGTTCGAGAATCTCGCCGCGACCGGCTACGCCGCGCTGCGCGGCCGGCGCGTCGGGATCGTCACCAACCCGACCGGGGTGACCCGGGACGTCCGTCACATCGTCGATGTAATGCACGCCGACGGGCGGGTCGAGCTGACCGCCGTCTTCGGGCCCGAGCACGGCTTCCGCGGCACCGCGCAGGCCGGCGGGTCCGAGGGCAGGCACGACGACCCGGCGACCGGGCTGCCCGTGTACGACACGTACCTCACGAGCGGGCAGCGGCTCGCGGACGTCTTCACCGCGTCCGGCGTCGACACCGTCGTCTTCGACATCCAGGACGTCGGGGCCCGCTTCTACACCTATGTGTGGACGCTCTACGACTGCATGGAGGCGGCAGGGCTCGCGGGCCTCTCCTTCGTGGTGCTCGACCGGCCCAACCCGCTGACCGGGCGGGCCGCCCAAGGCCCGGTGCTGCACAAGGAGTTCGCCACCTTCGTCGGACGGCAGCCGATCGCGCAGGCGCACGGCATGACCGTCGCGGAGCTGGCGCGGCTGTTCAACGCCGAGTTCCTGGCCGCGCCGGTGCCGCTGACGACGGTGGCGATGAGCGGCTGGCGGCGCTCCGACTTCTACGACGCGACCGGTCTGCCCTGGGTGCCGCCGAGCCCGAACATGCCGACCCCGGAGACGGCCCTCGTCTACCCGGGGACCTGTCTCTTCGAGGGCACCAACCTCTCGGAGGGGCGCGGCACCACCCGCCCCTTCGAACTCCTCGGCGCCGCGGGCCTCGACGGCCGCTGGGCCGCCGCGATGGGCCGGCTCGGGCTGCCCGGCGCGCACTTCAGGGAGGCGTACTTCGCGCCGACGTTCTCCAAGTTCCAGGGGCAGACCGTCGGGGGCGTGCAGATCCATGTGCACGACCGGGCCGCCTACGACCCGGTGCGCACCGGGATCGCGCTGCTGGTGACCGCGCGGCGGGTGTGGGACGGCTTCGCCTGGCGCTCCGACGACTGGATCGACAAGCTCACCGGGTCGGCCGCGGTGCGCACGATGATCGACGCGGGGGCGGACACCGACGACGTGGTCGGGGCCTGGCAGGCGGAGTTGGCGGCGTTCCGGCGGACCCGGCGGGAACATCTCCTGTACCGATGA
- a CDS encoding serine-threonine protein kinase, producing the protein MADPGMSVAPYWELTFDADGEVDGPERDRLLAEVTRHQLRDLIVFAHGWNNDRAGATRLYGDFYAPIPGFAPHARIGYVGVIWPSMLFCDERVPRSAPSVAAPPPAAAPALDEETRHALLETFPGKAQLIGRISLMLDQRHAQENEFAEFGRLVRMLVEVVPGGPQPLFAADTLAEGVPQSEPVLLTGETAAVCGEFAQALAGLAAPGSAAGPGSPVAAEEFALPNPWDGARELLRQATYYAMKRRAGTVGERGLGPVVGQLAARAPGLRVHLVGHSFGGRLVSFALGGLPEGVRAVKSVTLLQGAFSHYTFAARLPFDARAGGVLQGQENRIDGPLVCCHSRFDTALGTLYPLASRMADEDESFLGVDIGRRLGPRWGAMGHDGVQGVPGTRGLDLAGALRGPLPAEGCVNVDAAAVVRHGGPPCGAHSDIVHPELARLVLAAGRIG; encoded by the coding sequence ATGGCAGACCCTGGGATGAGCGTGGCCCCGTACTGGGAACTGACCTTCGACGCGGACGGCGAGGTGGACGGCCCCGAACGCGACCGGCTGCTCGCCGAGGTGACGAGGCATCAGCTCCGTGACCTGATCGTCTTCGCGCACGGCTGGAACAACGACCGCGCGGGCGCGACCCGGTTGTACGGCGACTTCTACGCGCCGATACCCGGCTTCGCGCCGCACGCCAGGATCGGGTACGTGGGGGTGATCTGGCCGTCGATGCTGTTCTGCGACGAACGCGTCCCGCGCTCCGCGCCCTCCGTCGCGGCTCCCCCGCCCGCCGCCGCTCCCGCGCTGGACGAGGAGACCCGGCACGCGCTCCTGGAGACGTTCCCCGGCAAGGCGCAGCTGATCGGCCGGATCTCCCTGATGCTGGACCAACGGCACGCCCAGGAGAACGAGTTCGCCGAGTTCGGGCGGCTGGTGCGGATGCTGGTCGAGGTGGTGCCCGGCGGGCCGCAGCCGCTGTTCGCCGCCGACACGCTGGCGGAGGGCGTGCCGCAGAGCGAGCCGGTGCTGCTGACCGGGGAGACGGCGGCGGTCTGCGGGGAGTTCGCCCAGGCGCTGGCGGGTCTCGCGGCGCCGGGGTCCGCCGCCGGGCCCGGATCGCCGGTCGCGGCCGAGGAGTTCGCGCTGCCGAATCCCTGGGACGGGGCGCGTGAACTCCTGCGGCAGGCCACCTACTACGCGATGAAGCGGCGGGCGGGCACTGTCGGGGAGCGGGGACTCGGGCCTGTGGTGGGCCAGTTGGCGGCGCGGGCGCCGGGGCTGCGGGTGCATCTGGTCGGGCACAGCTTCGGCGGGCGGCTGGTGTCGTTCGCGCTGGGCGGACTGCCCGAGGGGGTGCGCGCGGTGAAGTCGGTGACGCTCCTCCAAGGGGCGTTCTCGCACTACACGTTCGCGGCCAGGCTGCCCTTCGACGCGCGGGCGGGCGGGGTGCTCCAGGGCCAGGAGAACCGGATCGACGGGCCGTTGGTGTGCTGCCACTCCCGCTTCGACACCGCGCTCGGCACCCTGTACCCGCTGGCGTCCCGGATGGCGGACGAGGACGAGTCGTTCCTCGGCGTCGACATCGGGCGGCGGCTGGGCCCCAGGTGGGGCGCGATGGGCCACGACGGGGTGCAGGGGGTGCCCGGCACCCGCGGGCTCGATCTGGCGGGGGCGCTGCGCGGGCCGCTGCCCGCGGAGGGGTGTGTGAACGTGGACGCGGCGGCCGTCGTCCGGCACGGCGGCCCGCCCTGCGGGGCGCACAGCGACATCGTGCACCCGGAGCTGGCCCGGCTGGTGCTGGCGGCGGGCCGGATCGGCTGA
- a CDS encoding acyl-CoA dehydrogenase family protein: protein MDFAYDARTEELRGRLLAFMDEYVYPAEEVAERQRAALASPWDTPAVVGELKAEARRQGLWNLFLPDAEHGAGLTNLQYAPLAEITGRSPHLAPTATNCAAPDTGNMEVLAQFADERQKKQWLEPLLAGEIRSAFAMTEPEVASSDATNITTRIAREGDAYVVTGRKWYISGAMNPDCRIFIVMGKTDPDGADIRRQQSMVLVPRDTPGVTVERAMRVFGYEDHSHGGHAEVVFDHARVPVSNLIGEEGGGFAIAQARLGPGRIHHCMRLIGIAERAIELMCRRAVSRTAFGKPLAQQGVVQNWIADARVAVEQLRLLVLKTAWMMDTVGNRGAHTEIQAIKIATPRTVVDILDRAIQLHGAGGVSQDFPLAELYASARTLMLADGPDEVHQRSLARRELKKYL from the coding sequence ATGGACTTCGCCTACGACGCACGCACCGAGGAGCTGCGCGGCAGGCTGCTCGCCTTCATGGACGAGTACGTCTACCCCGCCGAGGAGGTCGCCGAGCGGCAGCGCGCCGCCCTCGCCTCGCCCTGGGACACCCCCGCGGTGGTCGGCGAACTGAAGGCCGAGGCCCGCAGGCAGGGCCTGTGGAACCTGTTCCTGCCGGACGCCGAGCACGGTGCCGGGCTCACCAACCTCCAGTACGCGCCGCTCGCCGAGATCACCGGCCGCTCCCCGCACCTGGCGCCGACCGCGACCAACTGCGCGGCGCCCGACACCGGGAACATGGAGGTGCTCGCGCAGTTCGCCGACGAGCGGCAGAAGAAGCAGTGGCTCGAACCGCTGCTGGCGGGCGAGATCCGCTCCGCGTTCGCGATGACGGAGCCTGAGGTGGCCTCGTCGGACGCCACCAACATCACCACGCGCATCGCGCGGGAGGGCGACGCGTACGTCGTCACCGGTCGCAAGTGGTACATCTCCGGGGCGATGAACCCGGACTGCCGGATCTTCATCGTGATGGGCAAGACCGACCCGGACGGCGCCGACATCCGCCGTCAGCAGTCCATGGTGCTGGTGCCGCGCGACACGCCGGGCGTCACGGTCGAGCGGGCCATGCGGGTGTTCGGCTACGAGGACCACAGCCACGGCGGGCACGCCGAGGTCGTCTTCGACCACGCGCGGGTACCGGTGTCGAACCTGATCGGCGAGGAGGGCGGCGGCTTCGCCATCGCGCAGGCCCGCCTCGGCCCCGGCCGCATCCACCACTGCATGCGGCTGATCGGCATCGCCGAGCGGGCCATCGAGCTGATGTGCAGGCGGGCGGTGTCGCGCACGGCGTTCGGCAAGCCGCTGGCCCAGCAGGGCGTGGTGCAGAACTGGATCGCGGACGCGCGGGTCGCCGTCGAGCAGCTGCGGCTGCTGGTGCTGAAGACCGCCTGGATGATGGACACCGTCGGCAACCGGGGCGCCCACACCGAGATCCAGGCCATCAAGATCGCCACGCCGCGCACGGTGGTGGACATCCTGGACCGGGCGATCCAGCTGCACGGCGCGGGCGGGGTGAGCCAGGACTTCCCCCTGGCCGAGCTGTACGCGAGCGCCCGCACCCTGATGCTGGCCGACGGCCCCGACGAGGTGCACCAGCGGTCGCTGGCCCGCCGGGAGCTGAAGAAGTACCTCTGA